From the Glandiceps talaboti chromosome 10, keGlaTala1.1, whole genome shotgun sequence genome, one window contains:
- the LOC144440806 gene encoding medium-chain specific acyl-CoA dehydrogenase, mitochondrial-like isoform X2: MSIKQQGCHLYPWVVLKKLWELGLLNPDIPAKYGGPGLGILDACVIGEEIAYGCAGMCLPLLGSLHGQMPVIMAGSYEQKKKYLGRLVEEPLVASFCATEPGAGSDVAGIQLRAERKGDLYVLNGQKMWITNGGVANWYFVLARTHPDPKAKASEAFTGFIVERDTPGLQPGKQEWNMGLRCSDNRGIIFEDVVVPKENVLIGEGAGFKMVMGAFDKTRPTTSAGAVGLAQRALNEATEYAIQRKTMGKVIAQHQAIAFMLAEMAMGIEASRLLVYRSADQTDKGERSTYFSSIAKAFAADVANKAAADAVQIFGGNGFNSEYPVEKLMRDAKIFQILEGTSQIQRIVIAREWINKMKSGGN, encoded by the exons ATGAGTATCAAACAGCAGGGTTGTCATTTG TATCCATGGGTCGTTCTAAAGAAACTATGGGAATTGGGACTTTTGAATCCAGACATTCCTGCAAAGTATG GTGGGCCAGGTTTAGGTATACTGGATGCATGCGTTATTGGGGAAGAAATTGCATATGGATGTGCAGGGATGTGTCTGCCACTACTTGGTAGTTTACATGGC CAAATGCCAGTCATTATGGCAGGTAGTTatgaacaaaagaaaaaatatttgggTCGATTGGTGGAAGAACCCTTGGTTGCG tcGTTCTGTGCGACAGAGCCGGGGGCTGGTTCGGATGTTGCTGGAATTCAACTCAGAGCAGAAAGAAAGGGAGATTTGTATGTGTTAAACGGACAGAAAATGTGGATTACAAATGGTGGTGTGGCTAATTGGTATTTTGTGTTGGCCAGAACTCATCCAGATCCCAAAGCTAAGGCCAGTGAAGCATTTACAGGATTTATTGTTGAGAGAGATACTCCAGGACTTCAGCCGGGTAAGCAG GAATGGAACATGGGCCTGCGTTGCAGTGACAACCGTGGTATAATATTTGAAGATGTGGTTGTTCCTAAAGAGAATGTACTGATTGGTGAAGGAGCTGGATTTAAAATGGTTATGGGTGCTTTTGATAAAACAAGACCAACA ACATCAGCAGGGGCTGTAGGTCTAGCACAACGAGCCCTCAATGAAGCTACAGAGTACGCTATACAAAGAAAGACGATGGGAAAAGTCATTGCCCAG CATCAGGCAATTGCCTTCATGTTAGCTGAAATGGCAATGGGTATCGAAGCCTCTCGACTCCTGGTGTACAGATCAGCAGACCAAACAGATAAAGGTGAACGTAGCACTTACTTCTCTTCCATTGCTAAAGCATTTGCTGCAGATGTAGCAAATAAAGCTGCTGCTGATGCTGTCCAGATTTTTGGTGGAAATGGTTTTAACAGTGAATATCCAGTAGAGAAACTGATGAGAGATGCCAAGATATTCCAG
- the LOC144440806 gene encoding medium-chain specific acyl-CoA dehydrogenase, mitochondrial-like isoform X1, producing the protein MSLRKLGKLASIRGFNRVTHATVVHHKASVSGFSQELTHEYQTAGLSFELSPELTQIRDIVHKFTREEIVPIAAEFDRTGEYPWVVLKKLWELGLLNPDIPAKYGGPGLGILDACVIGEEIAYGCAGMCLPLLGSLHGQMPVIMAGSYEQKKKYLGRLVEEPLVASFCATEPGAGSDVAGIQLRAERKGDLYVLNGQKMWITNGGVANWYFVLARTHPDPKAKASEAFTGFIVERDTPGLQPGKQEWNMGLRCSDNRGIIFEDVVVPKENVLIGEGAGFKMVMGAFDKTRPTTSAGAVGLAQRALNEATEYAIQRKTMGKVIAQHQAIAFMLAEMAMGIEASRLLVYRSADQTDKGERSTYFSSIAKAFAADVANKAAADAVQIFGGNGFNSEYPVEKLMRDAKIFQILEGTSQIQRIVIAREWINKMKSGGN; encoded by the exons ATGTCTCTCAGAAAATTGGGGAAGTTGGCATCCATACGG GGCTTTAACAGAGTAACACATGCTACAGTTGTGCATCACAAGGCTTCTGTCTCTGGCTTCAGTCAAGAACTAACACATGAGTATCAAACAGCAGGGTTGTCATTTG AACTGTCTCCAGAACTTACGCAAATTAGAGATATTGTTCATAAATTTACAAGGGAGGAAATTGTTCCAATAGCGGCAGAGTTTGACAGGACTGGAGAG TATCCATGGGTCGTTCTAAAGAAACTATGGGAATTGGGACTTTTGAATCCAGACATTCCTGCAAAGTATG GTGGGCCAGGTTTAGGTATACTGGATGCATGCGTTATTGGGGAAGAAATTGCATATGGATGTGCAGGGATGTGTCTGCCACTACTTGGTAGTTTACATGGC CAAATGCCAGTCATTATGGCAGGTAGTTatgaacaaaagaaaaaatatttgggTCGATTGGTGGAAGAACCCTTGGTTGCG tcGTTCTGTGCGACAGAGCCGGGGGCTGGTTCGGATGTTGCTGGAATTCAACTCAGAGCAGAAAGAAAGGGAGATTTGTATGTGTTAAACGGACAGAAAATGTGGATTACAAATGGTGGTGTGGCTAATTGGTATTTTGTGTTGGCCAGAACTCATCCAGATCCCAAAGCTAAGGCCAGTGAAGCATTTACAGGATTTATTGTTGAGAGAGATACTCCAGGACTTCAGCCGGGTAAGCAG GAATGGAACATGGGCCTGCGTTGCAGTGACAACCGTGGTATAATATTTGAAGATGTGGTTGTTCCTAAAGAGAATGTACTGATTGGTGAAGGAGCTGGATTTAAAATGGTTATGGGTGCTTTTGATAAAACAAGACCAACA ACATCAGCAGGGGCTGTAGGTCTAGCACAACGAGCCCTCAATGAAGCTACAGAGTACGCTATACAAAGAAAGACGATGGGAAAAGTCATTGCCCAG CATCAGGCAATTGCCTTCATGTTAGCTGAAATGGCAATGGGTATCGAAGCCTCTCGACTCCTGGTGTACAGATCAGCAGACCAAACAGATAAAGGTGAACGTAGCACTTACTTCTCTTCCATTGCTAAAGCATTTGCTGCAGATGTAGCAAATAAAGCTGCTGCTGATGCTGTCCAGATTTTTGGTGGAAATGGTTTTAACAGTGAATATCCAGTAGAGAAACTGATGAGAGATGCCAAGATATTCCAG